In Mercurialis annua linkage group LG6, ddMerAnnu1.2, whole genome shotgun sequence, the following are encoded in one genomic region:
- the LOC126687705 gene encoding uncharacterized protein LOC126687705: protein MATENFFITLKPFLDGSNYKVWKYMMENYLDMQGVDLWSVFLRGWTPPCDKNGALLKRQDWSIEQVKENGMNRKAITTLLSSISREEQGRIQHLNCAKQMWETLESYYEGTQQVKGKKLELLLVEYEGFKGLPNEDVGMMTSRLLKIVHSLEQLGKFFKLNEINGKILRSLPTLLWQPKTTAIIETHDLSTLRTDELIGKLLLHEMSYIKIIQEEMAREKNMAFKASTSTLLEENKKESNEEELLRLTKRVNELKMKGNGNHGRSSSSRKSSKGGSKTFWDGDSQSDGDSHHDANLCLMSFEEEPTLEVNPQSFLCWDGIGVESHDACLNVKNDIVDDVIDDIAVDDAHDDDDDMYSMLDELVIKCGDYKAKMLFFKNEASKAKDEMIVLTKEIHELKLSNEALKSSLESIPKQDSLSRFQKGKATLDSILVSQRCPTIKYGLGYNQNAYSSNGTKFVKSILPQTSSIEVPPKLVKPIEAKKLHAQAPRPKPFLAQKAKSNKGTRPLRHGYASQYSQKWNKKTRKNSHVHASSNVNSCVHACACSYETIRTKPPQKQSNVNHRTQCFYCMQYGHINVHCYIIRGTTINLNRLHA, encoded by the exons ATGGCAACCGAAAATTTTTTCATCACTCTCAAACCTTTTCTTGATGGCTCAAATTACAAAGTTTGGAAATATATGATGGAAAATTATCTTGATATGCAAGGGGTTGATCTATGGAGTGTATTTCTAAGGGGATGGACACCTCCATGTGACAAAAATGGAGCTCTTTTGAAGAGACAAGATTGGTCTATAGAGCAAGTCAAGGAGAATGGCATGAATAGAAAAGCCATTACTACTCTCCTCTCCTCAATCTCTAGAGAAGAACAAGGTAGAATTCAACACTTGAATTGTGCCAAGCAAATGTGGGAGACTCTTGAGAGCTACTATGAAGGTACACAACAAGTCAAGGGTAAGAAGCTTGAGTTGCTTCTTGTTGAGTATGAAGGCTTCAAGGGCTTGCCAAATGAAGATGTGGGGATGATGACATCAAGGCTTCTTAAGATTGTTCATAGTCTTGAGCAACTTGGGAAATTCTTCAAGCTAAATGAAATCAATGGTAAAATCCTAAGATCCCTTCCTACTCTTCTATGGCAACCTAAGACTACCGCCATCATTGAAACTCATGATTTATCCACCTTGAGGACGGATGAGTTGATTGGAAAGCTTCTTCTCCATGAGATGTCTTACATCAAGATTATTCAAGAAGAAATGGCAAGGGAGAAGAACATGGCTTTCAAGGCATCAACAAGTACTCTTTTAGAAGAGAACAAGAAGGAAAGCAATGAGGAAGAACTCTTGAGGCTCACAAAGAGAGTGAATGAGCTCAAGATGAAGGGAAATGGCAATCATGGTAGATCCTCCTCTTCAAGGAAGAGTTCAAAGGGGGGTTCCAAGACTTTTTGGGATGGTGATTCTCAATCGGATGGTGATAGCCACCATGATGCCAACTTGTGCCTCATGTCTTTTGAGGAGGAACCAACACTAGAGGTAAACCCCCAATCTTTTCTATGTTGGGATGGTATTGGTGTTGAATCACATGATGCATgcttaaatgttaaaaatgatattgttgATGATGTTATTGATGATATTGCTGTTGATGATGctcatgatgatgatgatgatatgtATAGCATGCTTGATGAACTAGTAATTAAATGTGGTGATTATAAAGCCAAGatgctattttttaaaaatgaggcTTCTAAAGCCAAAGATGAAATGATTGTTTTAACAAAAGAAATTCATGAgcttaaattgtcaaatgaAGCTCTCAAGTCAtctttagaatctatccctaagcaag atTCACTTTCAAGATTTCAAAAAGGGAAGGCAACTTTGGATTCAATTCTTGTATCTCAAAGATGCCCAACCATAAAATATGGACTTGGCTATAATCAAAATGCTTATAGTTCCAATGGGACTAAATTTGTGAAGTCCATtttgcctcaaacttcttctATAGAAGTTCCTCCTAAATTGGTCAAACCAATTGAGGCAAAGAAGTTGCATGCTCAAGCTCCTAGGCCTAAGCCATTCTTGGCTCAAAAGGCTAAGAGCAACAAGGGTACAAGACCCTTGAGACATGGCTATGCTTCTCAATATAGTCAAAAATGGAACAAGAAGACTAGAAAGAACTCACATGTTCATGCATCTTCAAATGTCAATTCTTGTGTACATGCTTGTGCTTGTTCTTATGAGACCATTAGAACCAAGCCACCTCAAAAGCAATCAAATGTGAACCATAGAACTCAATGTTTTTATTGCATGCAATATGGTCAcattaatgttcattgctat